In Cervus elaphus chromosome 24, mCerEla1.1, whole genome shotgun sequence, a single genomic region encodes these proteins:
- the LOC122683240 gene encoding LOW QUALITY PROTEIN: double homeobox protein 4C-like (The sequence of the model RefSeq protein was modified relative to this genomic sequence to represent the inferred CDS: inserted 1 base in 1 codon), producing the protein MAYEVWVLVDTLGKGPIAGGSRRRRLILKLSQKDTLQALFQQNPYPGIATXERLARELGIAKSRVQVWFQNQRRRWLKQSRSPSANMRQDGEGAPRSTARPPSTPPRPQSSPQGKLPRVLQSPQDSAREARRKRTVISPSQTRILVQAFTRDRFPGIATREELARQTGIPEARIQIWFQNRRARHPQQSARGPGNVQTQESMPPLAAAAPLGAPTFWVPATASGVCVGQPLMFFVIQPSPVALQPRAILPPLQPETYIRREPESPVGEGTAPPLEPQPHPPSLASSTNLLDEVLAATGILEMQAPSAGAAAYAGAHPALPGAPSFLEEFMEATGILDTQAPSLGSAADAGAHPALPGAPSFLEEFVEATGIQDTQAPSPGAAADAGVHPALPDAPSFLDELMEAPGITEWQAPSPGASADAGEHPALPGAPNFLEEIMEATGILDTCRATEVSE; encoded by the exons GACCCATCGCCGGAGGATCTCGAAGGAGGAGGCTCATTctgaagctgagccagaaggacaccctgcaagcgctctttcaacagaacccctaccctgggataGCGA AGGAACGACTGGCCCGAGAGCTTGGCATTGCCAAAAGCAGAGTTCAG GTCTGGTTTCAGAACCAACGAAGACGATGGTTAAAGCAGAGCCGATCGCCGTCTGCAAATATGCGCCAAGACGGGGAAGGGGCGCCACGGTCCACGGCCAGGCCACCGTCGACACCTCCTCGACCTCAGTCTTCCCCTCAAGGGAAGTTACCCAGAGTTCTGCAAAG TCCCC AAGACTcggccagagaggccaggagaaagaggacagtcatCTCTCCTTCTCAAACAAGGATCCTTGTGCAAGCCTTCACGAGGGATCGCTTTCCGGGGattgccaccagggaagaactggcTCGTCAGACGGGAATCCCAGAAGCTCGAATCCAG ATATGGTTTCAAAACCGAAGAGCTCGGCACCCCCAGCAGAGCGCAAGGGGGCCTGGCAATGTCCAG ACACAGGAGAGCATGCCACCCTTGGCTGCAGCCGCTCCTTTGGGCGCCCCCACCTTCTGGGTGCCCGCGACTGCCTCTGGGGTCTGTGTGGGCCAGCCGTTGATGTTCTTCGTGATCCAGCCCAGCCCGGTGGCTCTCCAGCCAA gggccaTCCTGCCGCCTCTACAGCCTGAGACATACATCAGGCGGGAGCCGGAGTCACCCGTTGGTGAAGGCACGGCCCCACCGCTAGAGCCACAGCCCCATCCTCCCAGCCTTGCAAGCTCAACAAACCTCCTAGATGAGGTCTTGGCGGCCACCGGCATCCTGGAAATGCAGGCGCCTTCCGCGGGGGCCGCTGCATATGCAGGagcgcaccctgccctcccaggcgcACCCAGCTTCCTAGAAGAGTTCATGGAGGCCACGGGCATCCTGGACACGCAGGCCCCTTCCCTGGGGtccgctgcagatgcaggagcacaccctgccctcccaggtgcaccCAGCTTCCTAGAAGAGTTCGTGGAGGCCACGGGCATCCAGGACACGCAGGCACCTTCCCCAGGGgccgctgcagatgcaggagtgcACCCTGCCCTGCCAGACGCACCCAGCTTCCTAGATGAGCTCATGGAGGCCCCGGGCATCACGGAATGGCAGGCGCCTTCCCCGGGGGcttctgcagatgcaggagagcaccctgccctcccaggtgcaccCAACTTCCTAGAAGAGATCATGGAGGCCACGGGCATCCTGGACAC ATGCCGAGCCACGGAGGTCTCGGAGTAG